The following are encoded in a window of Candida dubliniensis CD36 chromosome 4, complete sequence genomic DNA:
- a CDS encoding transporter protein of the Major Facilitator Superfamily, putative, which translates to MNNRNNSNSVSSHLPGRLTALIVSILVALASGTPYLYGVYSPQFVKQVGLTTSDSATISLATNLGSGVGGLPGGLIIDHFGPQKSILLGSICIFIGYFAMHKIYETKYDNLLIICIAMALAGFGSITSYFATLKASQSNFPKHRGAAGAFPVSAFGFAATVFSIISATFFKGNSGGLLEFLSIFCGSMTFLGSFFIHIYLDHHDHRETDPEMSSPESVSSPSPNYYSIESDTLRNPRIEEELSLLSEGNSVIEPPATTMSRQDSLQGSISFWGIGQRTPRESISLQESEANNIIESLRNENAPKQQQQQQQQQQQQQVQQQEEQQKDHKKLWFNFIPVPDFLHKENGRIFAIHYYIVSLASGIGQMYIYSVGFIVTAQYYYGKNKIENLTKENSKDIHHDPNVDDTVQTLQALQVSIISIASFSGRLFSGFLSDYIYKKWHIQRLWIVQVTLVFLAFGQYLTIQNVNNLHLVTLASALIGGSYGLIFGTYPAVIADRFGTRSFSTSWGLVCTGPLITLWILNKYFGKLYDANTDGDTGICYLGNGCYQGAFELSLVLCGMTFVVTLLLIYIQRK; encoded by the coding sequence ATGAATAATAgaaacaattcaaattccGTATCTTCCCATCTACCAGGTAGACTAACAGctttaattgtttcaatattGGTTGCTCTTGCCTCAGGCACGCCATATTTATATGGGGTCTATTCTCCACAGTTTGTAAAACAAGTGGGCTTGACCACTTCTGATTCAGCAACAATATCATTGGCAACAAACTTGGGTTCAGGAGTAGGTGGACTTCCAGGAGGATTAATAATTGACCATTTTGGTCCCCAGAAGAGTATATTATTGGGATCAATTTGTATATTTATTGGTTATTTTGCCATGCATAAAATTTATGAAACCAAATACgacaatttattaatcataTGTATTGCCATGGCTCTAGCAGGATTTGGATCCATTACTTCCTATTTCGCCACATTGAAAGCATCACAGTCTAATTTCCCTAAACATAGAGGTGCTGCTGGAGCTTTTCCCGTTAGTGCTTTTGGGTTTGCTGCTACCGTGTTTTCAATTATCTCAGCAACTTTTTTCAAAGGAAATTCAGGAGGattattggaatttttATCTATCTTTTGTGGTAGTATGACATTTTTAGGGtcttttttcattcatatttatttaGATCATCACGATCATCGTGAGACAGATCCTGAAATGTCGAGTCCAGAATCCGTGTCGTCTCCTTCACCAAACTATTACAGTATTGAATCTGATACTTTGAGAAACCCTAGAATAGAGGAAGAGTTATCCTTACTTAGTGAGGGAAATTCCGTAATTGAACcaccagcaacaacaatgagTAGACAAGATTCATTGCAAGGATCTATTTCATTTTGGGGGATCGGTCAAAGAACACCCAGGGAATCTATCAGTTTGCAAGAATCAGAAGCCAACAACATTATTGAGAGTCTTCGAAATGAAAATGCAcctaaacaacaacaacaacaacaacaacaacaacaacaacaacaagttcAACAACAGgaagaacaacaaaaggACCACAAAAAGTTAtggttcaattttattCCAGTGCCTGATTTTCTCCACAAGGAAAACGGGAGAATATTTGCCATTCATTACTATATTGTCTCATTGGCCAGTGGTATTGGTCAAATGTACATTTACAGTGTAGGATTTATTGTCACCGcacaatattattatggCAAAAATaagattgaaaatttgacaaaagaaaacagtAAGGATATTCATCATGACCcaaatgttgatgataCAGTACAAACTTTACAAGCCCTTCAAGTCTCAATAATTTCCATTGCATCATTTCTGGGCCGATTGTTTTCTGGATTCTTGAGtgattatatttataaaaaatgGCATATTCAACGATTATGGATTGTTCAAGTAACACTTGTATTTCTCGCATTTGGACAATATTTAACTATTCAAAATGTGAATAACCTACATCTTGTTACCCTTGCATCTGCCCTTATTGGAGGAAGTTATGGACTTATATTTGGGACATATCCAGCAGTGATTGCTGATCGATTTGGTACTCGGCTGTTTTCTACATCTTGGGGATTGGTGTGTACGGGACCTTTGATTACATTATGgattttaaataaatatttcgGTAAATTATATGATGCTAACACCGATGGTGATACGGGAATTTGTTATTTGGGGAATGGCTGTTATCAAGGTGCATTCGAGTTAAGTCTAGTTCTTTGTGGTATGACATTTGTGGTAACGCTActtttgatatatatacaaaGAAAGTGA
- a CDS encoding transporter protein of the Major Facilitator Superfamily, putative yields MSEKLSTTITQDASVTDTSELDNVLYFIKQNKEITDSESTIDAAKIIWKLDFIILPLLCCVYFLQFLDKSLLNYAAAMGIKKVLHNNGIGNNQFANLSTMFYASYIFGEPIMSYILQRYPLGKSLGVCIVLWGVVVTCHSACSSYASLMIVRTLLGIFESSSAVGLITISGMYYNKRQQVARMGIWSIMAGTATIVGGLLSFAFQHIHVQKFKSWQILFLVIGLITIVFGFFVMVYLPDNIDTVWFLNNQEKLYILNHTVRPNQTGTKSSKFKWKHIKELLIYDKFTWLYFLLTICSQIVTGAIGTFSVTITLSFGFDSYQSALLQLPIGVLIIIIILTATQLVSQFGHITYIIISMFIPTIVGAIILIISPNKIGNIMALYLLYSGSSVITLIYSWTSVNTAGTSKKIFRSGMIMIGFSIACIIGPQLFQNYSAPQYHPAKIVILITQCMCIPITWLIGWLCKLENSKRDQKINQSNNNNNNNNNNNNNDMPENFEFFDLTDIENTQFRYTY; encoded by the coding sequence atgagtgaaaaattatctACAACCATCACACAAGACGCATCTGTCACTGATACTAGTGAACTTGATAATGTCTTGTATTTCATCAAACagaataaagaaataacTGATTCTGAATCTACTATTGATGCTGCTAAGataatttggaaattaGATTTCATTATCCTTCCCTTGTTGTGTtgtgtttattttttacaatttttAGATAAATCATTGTTAAACTATGCTGCAGCAATGGGAATTAAAAAAGTCTTGCATAATAATGGTATTGGTAATAACCAATTTGCTAACTTATCAACAATGTTTTATGCATCATATATATTTGGTGAACCGATAATGTCATATATTTTACAACGATATCCATTAGGTAAGTCACTTGGTGTTTGTATTGTACTATGGGGAGTTGTCGTTACTTGTCATTCTGCATGTTCTAGTTATGCTTCATTAATGATAGTTCGAACTTTATTAGGAATATTTGAATCCAGTTCTGCTGTTGGATTAATCACTATTAGTGGCATGTATTATAATAAACGACAACAAGTTGCTAGAATGGGAATATGGTCAATTATGGCTGGTACAGCAACCATAGTTGGTGGGTTATTATCGTTTGCATTTCAACATATACATgttcaaaaattcaaatcatggcaaatattatttcttgTTATTGGATTGATTACTATTGTTTTTGGGTTTTTTGTCATGGTTTATTTACCTGATAATATCGATACAGTGTGGTTTTTAAATaaccaagaaaaattatatattttgaatCATACTGTGAGACCAAATCAAACTGGAACTAAAAGttcaaaattcaaatggAAACatataaaagaattattaatttatgaTAAGTTTACTTggctttattttttattaactATTTGTTCTCAGATTGTCACTGGTGCTATTGGTACTTTTAGTGTTACCATTACCCTTTCATTTGGATTTGATTCTTATCAATCAGCTTTATTACAATTACCTATTGGGgtattgattataattatcattttaACAGCAACTCAATTAGTATCTCAATTTGGTCATATTACCtatattataatatcaATGTTTATTCCAACAATAGTCGGAGctataatattgattatttctCCTAATAAAATTGGGAATATTATGGCATTATATTTGCTTTATAGTGGATCATCAGTAATCAcattaatttattcttGGACAAGTGTCAATACTGCTGGTacttcaaaaaaaattttccgTAGTGGTATGATAATGATTGGATTTTCCATTGCTTGTATAATTGGTCCTCAATTATTCCAAAATTATAGTGCTCCACAATATCATCCAgcaaaaattgttattttaaTTACTCAATGTATGTGTATCCCTATAACTTGGTTAATTGGATGGTTATGTAAACTTGAAAATTCTAAAAGAgatcaaaaaatcaatcaaagtaataataataataataataataataataataataataatgacatGCCAGagaattttgaattttttgatttgacaGATATAGAAAATACTCAATTTAGATATACTTATTAG
- a CDS encoding uncharacterized protein YFR043C homologue, putative (Similar to S. cerevisiae IRC6) yields the protein MIPNHILILGSPNSGKLRIANLISRNEEIPQLEDAESHSGLIIKTSLRTKYYFLKLNILIDEYLESKETPDESKLSELHKWYQEFKSEEFGELREVLDGLMFTINMKTDSISFIGEALEIIEQIKLSLGDEESFHNWGGFIAVVGSCPVNQVVEDDVVLEIEDMVLSHGLEFINLSTEGENEYKEKQGKDRIVELVESHDWTNLEMVKVDSKQYEANKLAKIESMKHKLINEKEELDLDDIFKKLNLARDHASSLTQNEKDKYANKIIDEIIDFL from the coding sequence ATGATACCGAATCACATATTGATACTAGGTTCTCCTAACAGTGGGAAATTGAGAATTGctaatttgatttcaagaAACGAAGAGATCCCACAACTAGAGGATGCTGAATCACATAGTggattgataataaaaacgTCACTACGAACAAAGTATTACTTTCTCAAATTAAATATACTAATAGATGAATATTTAGAGTCAAAAGAGACCCCTGATGAAAGCAAGCTTTCAGAACTACATAAGTGGTACCAAGAATTTAAATCTGAGGAATTTGGAGAGTTGAGGGAGGTATTGGATGGTTTAATGTTTACCATAAATATGAAAACAGATTCTATATCCTTTATTGGTGAAGCTTTGGAGATAATAGagcaaatcaaattatcattgGGTGATGAAGAAAGTTTCCATAACTGGGGAGGGTTTATTGCAGTTGTAGGCTCATGTCCAGTGAATCAAGTAGTTGAAGATGATGTTGTTTTAGAAATCGAGGACATGGTGTTGTCACACGGTCTCGAGTTTATAAACTTGTCGACTGAGGGAGAGAACGAGTACAAGGAAAAGCAGGGCAAGGATAGAATAGTAGAATTGGTCGAGAGTCACGATTGGACAAATTTGGAGATGGTTAAAGTTGACTCCAAGCAATATGAGGCCAATAAACTCGccaaaattgaatcaatgaaacataaattgataaatgaaaaagagGAATTGGATCTAGATGacatttttaaaaaattaaatcttgCGAGAGATCATGCACTGTCATTAACTCAAAATGAAAAGGATAAATATgctaataaaattattgacGAAATTATAGACTTTTTGTAA
- a CDS encoding ureidoglycolate hydrolase, putative (Similar to S. cerevisiae DAL3;~In S. cerevisiae: converts ureidoglycolate to glyoxylate and urea in the third step of allantoin degradation), whose product MVLKTFKVDGTPPIKAEVLTPESFSEYGGVISADHQLKKVQSSEANYGTAIKIHKVAPIINNYSNCPSGKKATANWNIFRCKSPKHLINHGSSNSTYTSKVLERHPFSTQTFLPLGQDLHKVSYLVIVAKTDESTKDKLPDPTSIRAFVCKGNQSVTYGMGTWHAPMVVIDEKVPHIDFAVFIHENGVADEDVQECYFEPGYDIMYKQINAKL is encoded by the coding sequence ATGGTGTTGAAAACATTTAAAGTTGATGGGACACCTCCTATAAAGGCTGAGGTTTTGACTCCTGAAAGTTTTCTGGAATATGGGGGTGTAATCAGTGCAGATCACCAACTTAAAAAAGTACAAAGCTCAGAAGCAAACTATGGAACCGCTATAAAGATCCATAAGGTTGCTCCTATAATTAACAATTATTCAAACTGTCCCAGTGGTAAGAAGGCAACAGCAAATTGGAATATTTTTAGATGCAAATCTCCAAAGCATTTGATCAATCATGGAAGTTCTAATAGTACTTACACATCAAAAGTATTAGAGAGACACCCCTTTAGTACTCAAACATTTCTACCATTAGGTCAAGATTTACATAAGGTTTCTTACCTAGTCATAGTGGCCAAAACAGACGAGAGCACAAAAGATAAATTGCCCGATCCAACCCTGATTAGAGCGTTTGTTTGTAAAGGTAACCAATCTGTTACATACGGGATGGGCACTTGGCATGCACCTATGGTGGTTATAGATGAGAAAGTCCCACATATAGATTTTGCAGTATTTATTCACGAAAATGGGGTGGCTGATGAAGATGTTCAGGAATGCTACTTTGAGCCAGGATATGATATTATGTATAAGCAGATTAATGCAAAATTGTAA
- a CDS encoding subunit of the RNA polymerase II mediator complex, putative (Similar to S. cerevisiae SOH1;~In S. cerevisiae: associates with core polymerase subunits to form the RNA polymerase II holoenzyme; involved in telomere maintenance): MSTQTDQPITDQQKKEQEQYTNLINSLPTRWEIELEFVQSLSNIPYVNYLAQNNYFNDENFINYLNYLQYWTQPEYSKFLVYPNCLHILKLLQDENFRKNIINQDFMNLLMNDMVKRWQSNANDQDETKDKEETKEVSEVKINGTS, from the coding sequence ATGTCCACTCAAACAGACCAGCCAATAACGGAtcaacaaaagaaagaacaagaacaatatacaaatttaataaactCATTACCAACGAGGTGGGAGATTGAGTTAGAATTTGTCCAGTCTTTGAGTAATATTCCCTATGTCAATTATTTAGctcaaaacaattatttcaatgatgaaaattttataaattatttaaactATCTACAATATTGGACTCAACCTGAatattccaaatttttggtttatcCTAATTGTTTacatattttgaaattattacaagatgaaaatttccgtaaaaatataatcaatcaagATTTCATGAATTTGTTAATGAATGATATGGTCAAGCGTTGGCAACTGAATGCAAATGATCAAGATGAAACTAAAGACAAGGAAGAAACTAAGGAGGTTTCAGAAGTGAAAATCAATGGGACAAGTTGA
- a CDS encoding mitochondrial integral membrane protein, putative (Similar to S. cerevisiae FZO1;~In S. cerevisiae: involved in mitochondrial fusion and maintenance of the mitochondrial genome), with translation MGDFPNLEPEKRIDQDSHSDNNSVNDQASSTNASVLSTSPSRLVYIPGESSLTRDGPLPIDGEEGSSSQRGFITRSNRQQIDTSLQQVQYNNNKIALDSSINQTIDLISELQDENKERPIFYPTEIEDDANVVLNSAKAHLALVRKNSTLKSINKSKIETDTKELPEFKILKISLKSGHGDNSNTMANLDKKSIANLLEKKLLQQVKYLLNLKDRIDDTTSKVFVTGDLNAGKSTFCNALLRRKILPEDQQPCTAVFCEVIDASKENNSIEEVHAVPIGKEYNIRDESTFEVYPLESLEDLVYDCDRFSLLKIYVLDHRSFQESLLHNGVIDIKLIDAPGLNMDSYQTTQVFSRQEEIDLVVFVVSAENHFTLSAKEFIAAAANEKRYVFIVVNRFDHIKDKEKCKRRILDQIKSLSPDTYKNAKEFVHFVSSSEVLNENGGGDDGDDGDPDDDDNYNNDHPDFDQLEASLRKFLLEKRSISKLLPVKDYLLNILLDLQTLSKINEKIYHDEKVDKLQELNNQVAPKYNDIMTKSVRIGDTINGLIESTCTEVYNETNKEIVTTVNNLGDKPIVKYPGLQYLFEYAKETQLAMIDIVLESVARSEEVAKRVTSTRVDEIIKYGQQTLNEEFLNDKVFNSDLMFTRRRDTIGKSIDDTIEINDFFDPSIESFLVFVGLPEKFVKSAKYQLSYFNPVGMLTSIPQNAVTLKEQLPSQLTLHTLYSSSKILTTGALVHKMYQFSHYVTPKMVKKIAIPVIIGISGITLYYLLSDIPNALPRNQARKIKKQIGDLDYAHQNSARISRECRQVLNYPARQVMNNFQTSIDKRSNEKAELEKVIKDAEISSGFFKNLLTKVERQQGLLKEIDLESINYVE, from the coding sequence ATGGGCGATTTTCCAAATCTAGAACCTGAAAAGAGGATTGATCAAGATTCTCATTCCGATAATAACAGTGTGAATGATCAGGCTAGTTCAACGAATGCTTCTGTTTTGTCAACTAGTCCTTCTCGTTTAGTATATATTCCAGGAGAGTCCTCGTTAACTCGTGATGGACCTTTACCGATAGATGGAGAAGAGGGATCAAGTTCACAACGTGGGTTCATAACACGCAGCAATCGTCAACAAATCGATACATCATTGCAACAAGTGCAgtacaacaataataaaatagcATTAGACAGTTCTATCAACCAGAccattgatttgatttctgAATTACaagatgaaaataaagAGAGACCTATATTTTATCCGACAGAGATTGAAGATGATGCCAATGTTGTCTTAAACTCGGCAAAGGCGCATTTGGCATTAGTCCGTAAGAATAGTACTTTGAAGTCTATaaataaatccaaaattgaaactgaCACAAAGGAACTACCAGAATTCAAGATTTTAAAAATCAGTTTAAAGTCCGGGCATGGCGACAACAGCAATACCATGGCCAACTTGgataaaaaatcaattgccaatttgttggaaaaaaaattgttacaACAagttaaatatttattaaatttaaaagacAGAATTGATGACACTACATCAAAAGTATTTGTTACTGGTGACTTAAATGCTGGGAAATCTACATTTTGTAACGCTTTATTGAGAAGAAAGATTCTACCTGAAGATCAACAGCCCTGTACTGCAGTATTTTGTGAAGTCATAGATGCATCAAAGGAAAATAATAGCATAGAGGAAGTGCACGCGGTTCCCATCGGTAAAGAGTACAACATTCGTGATGAGTCTACATTTGAAGTTTATCCATTAGAGAGTCTAGAGGATTTGGTTTATGATTGTGATCGATTCAGCTTATTGAAAATCTACGTTTTAGACCATCGTAGCTTCCAAGAAAGCTTATTGCACAATGGGGTTATAgatattaaattgattgatgcCCCCGGATTAAACATGGACCTGTATCAAACGACTCAAGTGTTTTCACGCCAAGAGGAAATTGATTTGGTGGTATTTGTTGTTAGTGCAGAAAATCATTTCACATTGTCAGCAAAGGAGTTtattgctgctgctgcaaatgaaaaaagatATGTGTTTATTGTTGTCAATAGATTTGATCATATCAAGGATAAAGAAAAGtgcaaaagaagaatattaGATCAGATCAAGAGTTTATCTCCAGACACTTATAAGAATGCAAAAGAGTTTGTCCATTTTGTGAGCTCAAGTGAAGTTTTGAATGAAAATGGTGGTGGGGATGACGGGGATGACGGTGATCCTGACGATGACgacaactacaacaatgATCATCCTGATTTCGACCAATTAGAAGCATCTTTGAGAAAATTTCTCTTAGAAAAGAGATCTATTTCCAAATTATTACCAGTTAAGGATTATTTGCTTAATATTTTACTAGATTTGCAGACATTATCTAAAATCAACGAGAAAATCTACCATGATGAAAAAGTGGACAAActtcaagaattgaataatcAGGTAGCCCCAAAGTATAATGACATAATGACCAAATCTGTGAGAATAGGTGATACCATTAATGGGTTGATTGAATCTACCTGCACTGAGGTATATAACGAAACTAATAAGGAAATTGTGACTACTGTAAACAATTTGGGAGATAAACCAATAGTGAAATATCCTGGACTCCAGTACTTGTTTGAATATGCCAAAGAGACCCAATTAGCAATGATCGATATAGTTTTGGAATCGGTTGCACGTAGTGAAGAAGTGGCCAAGAGGGTTACTTCAACTAGGGTAGACGAGATTATCAAATACGGACAACAGACTTTAAATGAAGAGTTCTTGAATGACAAGGTATTTAATTCAGATTTGATGTTTACTAGAAGAAGAGATACCATtggaaaatcaattgatgataccattgaaattaatgatttctttGATCCCTCGATTGAATCGTTTTTAGTATTTGTTGGATTACCAGAGAAATTTGTCAAGTCTGCCAAATACCAATTATCCTATTTTAATCCAGTTGGTATGTTGACGTCGATACCTCAAAATGCAGTGACTCTTAAGGAACAATTACCATCACAGCTTACTTTGCATACACTTTATTCATCGAGTAAAATTTTGACTACTGGTGCGTTAGTACACAAGATGTACCAATTTTCACATTATGTGACTCCCAAAATGGTTAAAAAGATTGCTATCCCAGTAATTATTGGAATATCAGGTATCACATTATATTATCTTTTGAGTGATATTCCTAATGCATTGCCCAGAAACCAAGCTagaaaaatcaagaaacaaattggTGATTTGGACTATGCCCATCAAAACTCGGCTCGAATCTCACGTGAGTGTCGTCAAGTATTAAACTACCCAGCAAGACAAGTGATGAATAATTTCCAAACCAGTATTGACAAGAGAAGTAACGAAAAGGCTGAATTAGAAAAGGTAATTAAAGATGCAGAAATAAGTTCTGGtttctttaaaaatttattgacAAAAGTAGAACGTCAACAAGGTTTGCTTAAggaaattgatttggaaaGTATTAATTATGTGGAGTAA
- a CDS encoding DASH complex subunit, putative (the DASH complex is a ~~10 subunit microtubule-binding complex that is transferred to the kinetochore prior to mitosis;~product identity from Pfam hit), producing the protein MSSTPVTPQTNSSSKVKISTSREVALEQELSQITNINTVLEQFLHTIEKVNGDLNQINNGATNTMILMNKWTDIMSQADFTLDVINNSGWIPNDEYDNEFGERHQQQDEEVEEEEKDDNDDDDEEEIEAKLRALEQENLEISKKIESHAREKNAKMNRAREIDNKRKRELGLFNVRKKTTR; encoded by the coding sequence ATGTCATCCACTCCAGTCACTCCTCaaacaaattcttcatcaaaagTGAAAATTTCTACTAGCAGAGAAGTTGCATTAGAACAAGAACTTTCTCAAATAACTAATATTAATACTGTTTTGGAACAGTTTCTTCACACCATTGAAAAAGTAAATGGTgatttgaatcaaattaataatggtgCTACAAATACcatgattttgatgaacAAATGGACAGATATAATGTCACAAGCTGATTTTACCCTTGATGTGATTAATAATAGTGGTTGGATCCCCAATGATGaatatgataatgaatttggAGAAAgacatcaacaacaagatgaagaagtagaagaagaagaaaaagatgataatgatgatgatgatgaagaagagaTTGAAGCTAAATTACGTGCTCTTGAACAGGAAAATCTTGAAATtagtaaaaaaattgaaagtcATGCCAGGGAAAAGAATGCTAAAATGAATCGTGCTAgagaaattgataataaaaggAAAAGAGAATTGGGTTTATTTAATGtcagaaaaaaaacaacacgTTAA